In Robbsia sp. KACC 23696, a single window of DNA contains:
- a CDS encoding DUF2300 domain-containing protein: MDDSMSAYSPITQTTGARAAAHTVTLLAALLGCGVGVPAEAHIGVGPAHCTPLPGAQTWLDRHIALWDPVLSQERGYQRPDRVTVCVLEGSLPFADNRTNRVYVRGLDSTNDQITLAHEYVHIAFQHFPSGHDERYVERTARRLIATHP; this comes from the coding sequence ATGGACGATTCAATGAGCGCCTATTCGCCGATAACGCAGACGACAGGCGCGCGCGCGGCGGCACATACGGTGACGCTGCTGGCCGCCCTATTGGGCTGCGGCGTCGGCGTACCGGCAGAAGCGCATATCGGTGTCGGACCCGCGCATTGCACGCCGTTGCCCGGCGCGCAGACCTGGCTCGATCGCCATATCGCGCTCTGGGACCCGGTGCTATCGCAGGAGCGCGGCTATCAGCGTCCGGACCGTGTCACCGTCTGTGTGTTGGAAGGATCCCTACCGTTTGCCGACAATCGCACGAACCGTGTCTATGTCCGAGGCCTCGATTCGACGAACGACCAGATCACGTTGGCACACGAATACGTGCATATCGCGTTTCAACATTTTCCCAGCGGTCACGATGAACGATACGTCGAACGTACCGCGCGACGCTTGATCGCCACTCATCCATGA
- a CDS encoding DUF2135 domain-containing protein, giving the protein MNPSRSASFRLLALRRCRLTTTLLCMALLPASTTWAADDSTAAGITLDSPTSGWRNSALDNNAQNFMQDVHYPSSDVNTRAGQSRLATIAGQIRLAPKAKNSDSDNSGNAGQAPHTLIVNGIDMPLKVDDSGNFSRPWVFGPGANNVEIRSPDGKQDARAQFYEANPNQTPAKIRVILGWSTDQTDLDLHVITPSGEHCWYGNRSLSDGGALDVDVTDGYGPEIFETPVAQHGRYFVYVNYYGGSGASADGKPAVITVAHVTVITNENTVDEKKQTFVVPMRRPGELTLVSSFTY; this is encoded by the coding sequence ATGAACCCTTCCCGTTCCGCTTCCTTCCGTCTGCTTGCCTTGCGGCGCTGCCGCCTGACGACGACGCTGCTCTGCATGGCACTGCTGCCCGCGTCGACGACATGGGCCGCCGATGACAGCACCGCCGCCGGCATCACGCTCGATTCGCCGACATCGGGCTGGCGTAACAGCGCACTCGACAACAATGCGCAGAACTTCATGCAGGACGTGCACTACCCGTCGTCCGATGTGAATACGCGCGCCGGGCAAAGTCGGCTGGCGACCATTGCCGGGCAGATCCGCCTCGCGCCGAAGGCGAAAAACAGCGATTCCGACAATTCTGGTAACGCGGGCCAGGCACCGCACACCTTGATCGTGAACGGCATCGATATGCCTTTGAAGGTCGACGACAGCGGCAACTTTTCACGCCCCTGGGTCTTCGGTCCCGGCGCGAACAATGTCGAGATTCGCAGTCCGGACGGCAAGCAGGACGCCCGCGCGCAATTCTACGAAGCCAATCCCAATCAAACGCCGGCCAAGATCCGCGTCATTCTGGGATGGAGCACCGATCAGACCGACCTCGATTTGCATGTGATCACGCCGAGCGGCGAGCACTGCTGGTACGGCAATCGCAGCTTGTCGGATGGCGGCGCGCTGGATGTCGACGTCACCGACGGCTATGGTCCGGAGATATTCGAGACGCCGGTGGCGCAGCACGGACGCTATTTCGTCTACGTCAATTACTACGGCGGCAGCGGCGCTTCGGCGGACGGCAAACCGGCGGTGATCACCGTCGCGCATGTGACGGTGATCACGAATGAGAACACCGTCGATGAAAAAAAGCAGACCTTCGTCGTGCCGATGCGCCGCCCTGGCGAGCTGACGCTGGTATCCAGCTTCACCTACTGA
- a CDS encoding substrate-binding domain-containing protein, translated as MAYAQTAEPATAAADDAAPTTLHVLTSGGFTAAYTALGPSFTQNSGVALDTILGPSMGATPQAIPQRLARHEPADVVIMVGYALDDLIKKGLIVPGSRVELGDSRIGLVVREGAPSPDISTEPKLKATLLHAKSIAYSDSASGVYIRDELFKKLGIADQVAGKATMIPRTPVAESVAAGKYQLGFQQVAELLPVKGVTFVGRIPEKDQSVTRYAAAIPRESAHPVEARALLAYLASPEAQPVIRKTGMDAVTGQ; from the coding sequence ATGGCGTACGCGCAAACGGCCGAGCCTGCGACGGCGGCGGCAGACGACGCCGCGCCCACCACGCTGCACGTCCTGACGTCCGGCGGTTTCACCGCAGCGTATACAGCGCTCGGCCCGTCCTTTACGCAGAATAGCGGCGTGGCCTTGGACACGATCCTCGGGCCGTCGATGGGCGCCACCCCGCAGGCCATTCCGCAACGCCTTGCGCGCCACGAGCCGGCCGACGTCGTCATCATGGTCGGATATGCGCTCGACGACCTGATCAAGAAAGGACTGATCGTCCCGGGCTCGCGCGTCGAGCTGGGGGATTCGCGCATCGGACTGGTCGTCCGCGAAGGGGCACCGTCGCCGGACATCTCCACCGAGCCGAAACTGAAGGCGACGTTGCTGCACGCGAAGTCGATCGCGTATTCCGACAGCGCCAGCGGTGTCTATATTCGGGATGAGCTGTTCAAGAAGCTCGGCATCGCGGATCAAGTCGCCGGCAAAGCGACGATGATCCCGCGCACGCCGGTGGCGGAATCCGTCGCTGCCGGCAAGTATCAACTGGGCTTCCAACAGGTGGCCGAACTGCTGCCGGTCAAGGGCGTGACTTTCGTCGGCCGTATTCCCGAAAAAGACCAGTCGGTGACCCGGTATGCCGCCGCCATTCCGCGCGAGTCGGCACATCCGGTGGAAGCACGCGCCTTGCTAGCCTATCTGGCCTCCCCGGAAGCCCAGCCGGTGATCCGCAAGACCGGCATGGATGCGGTCACCGGACAGTAA
- a CDS encoding transcriptional regulator GcvA translates to MNRRLPPFHALRAFEAAARHDSFTAAATELHVTHGAISRQVAAFESWIGVPVFHRHGKRVRLTDAGRDYLSAVKAAFDDIATATDRLRDTGVVHVLRVNALPTFAMKWLLPRLSQFQRMVPNVELRLATSNASVDRLDDFDVAVRRGPAHWPNCASGYFLEERELPVCSPALLDRYPIRTADDLAKHVLLHSDTRPDAWLHWLNAAGAKTKGRKRQSFDHFYLTLQAAVDGLGVALGPLPLIDDELASGRLVAPLDGPCLDARGYWWVARREVADAPLVVQFCQWLETQARQPASP, encoded by the coding sequence ATGAACCGACGACTCCCGCCCTTCCATGCGCTACGGGCCTTTGAAGCTGCCGCCCGCCACGATAGTTTCACCGCTGCGGCGACCGAGCTCCATGTGACTCATGGTGCGATAAGTCGGCAGGTGGCCGCCTTCGAGAGCTGGATTGGCGTGCCGGTCTTTCATCGCCACGGCAAGCGCGTACGCTTGACCGACGCCGGTCGAGACTACCTGTCGGCGGTCAAGGCGGCGTTCGACGATATCGCCACGGCGACGGATCGCCTGCGCGATACCGGCGTCGTGCATGTCCTGCGGGTGAATGCGCTGCCGACCTTCGCGATGAAGTGGCTCCTGCCGCGCCTGTCGCAATTCCAGCGCATGGTGCCGAATGTCGAACTTCGTCTGGCGACGTCGAACGCCTCCGTGGACCGGCTCGACGACTTCGATGTCGCCGTGCGTCGGGGGCCGGCGCACTGGCCGAACTGTGCGAGCGGGTATTTTCTGGAGGAGCGCGAGCTACCGGTCTGTAGTCCGGCGTTATTGGACCGTTATCCGATTCGCACGGCGGACGACCTCGCCAAACATGTGCTGCTGCATTCCGATACGCGCCCGGACGCCTGGTTGCATTGGCTCAATGCGGCGGGGGCGAAGACGAAAGGCCGCAAACGACAGTCCTTCGATCATTTCTATCTGACACTGCAGGCGGCCGTCGATGGCCTGGGCGTGGCGCTGGGGCCGTTGCCCTTGATCGACGACGAGCTGGCCTCGGGGCGCCTGGTAGCGCCCCTCGACGGACCCTGTCTGGATGCGCGGGGCTATTGGTGGGTCGCCCGCCGCGAGGTGGCGGACGCACCGCTCGTCGTTCAGTTCTGTCAGTGGCTGGAAACGCAGGCGCGACAGCCGGCATCGCCTTGA
- a CDS encoding chromate transporter: MTSPSPHAPPSDAADLAPTPTTQDLFLGFLALGLTSFGGALPLARRTVVEQRRWLSAAEFTELLGLCQFLPGGNVINLSVALGMRFRGLRGALACIVGLIAGPSLIVIGLGVIYERTQGNPLVAHLFAGLAAAAAGLLVAMSIKVLWPLRTSPLALLIAGLGFVAIALMRLPLLPTMIVLTAASFLATWLMAKRERAVAVPK; the protein is encoded by the coding sequence ATGACCTCCCCCTCGCCGCACGCTCCCCCTTCCGACGCCGCCGATCTTGCGCCGACGCCCACCACGCAGGACCTGTTCCTCGGCTTCCTCGCGCTCGGTCTCACCTCGTTTGGCGGTGCCTTGCCGCTTGCCCGACGGACGGTGGTCGAACAACGCCGATGGCTATCGGCCGCCGAGTTCACCGAACTCCTCGGCCTCTGTCAGTTTCTGCCAGGCGGCAATGTGATCAATCTGTCGGTGGCATTGGGCATGCGGTTCCGTGGATTGCGTGGCGCCCTTGCCTGCATCGTCGGACTGATCGCCGGGCCATCGTTGATCGTGATCGGGTTGGGGGTGATATACGAACGGACGCAGGGCAATCCGCTCGTCGCCCATCTGTTCGCCGGCCTGGCCGCCGCCGCGGCTGGCTTGCTGGTCGCGATGTCGATCAAGGTCTTGTGGCCTTTACGCACATCGCCGCTCGCACTGCTCATCGCTGGCCTGGGTTTTGTCGCGATCGCGCTGATGCGCCTGCCGCTGCTGCCGACGATGATCGTCCTGACCGCCGCCAGCTTCCTGGCGACCTGGCTCATGGCCAAGCGCGAACGTGCCGTGGCGGTGCCGAAATGA
- a CDS encoding chromate transporter has translation MIATLLSMALIFGQLSLLAFGGGNTILPEMQRQVVEVHHWMSATEFSALFALAQAAPGPNMMIVTLVGWHVAGWWGVLVTSLAKFGPSSIVTLITLHAWNRYKDRPWRKIAQKALVPVTAGLVGASALLIAQASDTTWFAWIITAVCASLSLMSPSRFRLHPLWLLGGGALAGLLVLPFV, from the coding sequence ATGATCGCGACCTTGTTATCGATGGCCCTGATTTTCGGGCAACTGTCCTTGCTGGCATTTGGCGGCGGCAACACGATCCTGCCCGAGATGCAGCGACAGGTGGTGGAAGTGCATCACTGGATGTCGGCCACGGAATTCAGTGCATTGTTCGCGCTGGCGCAAGCGGCGCCGGGGCCAAATATGATGATCGTGACGCTGGTCGGCTGGCATGTCGCCGGCTGGTGGGGCGTGCTCGTCACGTCACTCGCGAAGTTCGGCCCTTCTTCGATCGTGACGCTGATCACGCTGCATGCGTGGAACCGCTACAAGGATCGGCCCTGGCGCAAGATCGCGCAGAAAGCGCTGGTTCCGGTCACCGCCGGTCTGGTCGGCGCAAGCGCGCTATTGATCGCGCAGGCCTCCGATACCACGTGGTTTGCCTGGATCATCACTGCCGTCTGTGCGTCGCTGTCGCTGATGTCGCCCAGCCGCTTCCGGCTCCATCCGTTGTGGCTGCTAGGCGGCGGCGCGCTGGCAGGCCTGCTGGTACTGCCCTTCGTGTGA
- a CDS encoding helix-turn-helix transcriptional regulator, whose amino-acid sequence MIPSNSPFAKSSAQTSFGVQSVIQTLGKSEATLERFAWLGDQFAIAEWTRATDEAQTAYDKPGHHTLSCYLQGGYRTERQKVPGRYGAPTFLCALPGEHESQWWVRGRMHFLHLYFLPDHFTRRAVRELDMEPRELTLADRTYFQDEQIAQLCQSLLHFDWEDRDDLLRMNEAVHQTMSLLLRSQGVRKSGVTPKGGLAVATRRRLADYIDCHLTDTLTLATLADVASLSEFHLARMFRTSFGMPPHAWIASQRLDRARGLLRSSRLPISDIAAECGFANVSHLSHRFKDALGVSPQGFRQIIGLDL is encoded by the coding sequence GTGATCCCATCCAATAGTCCATTCGCCAAGTCGTCCGCCCAAACCTCGTTCGGCGTGCAGTCGGTCATCCAGACCCTGGGCAAATCCGAGGCGACGCTGGAGCGCTTTGCCTGGCTCGGCGATCAGTTCGCGATTGCCGAATGGACGCGTGCGACCGACGAGGCGCAGACGGCATACGATAAGCCCGGGCACCACACGCTATCGTGTTATCTGCAAGGGGGATATCGGACCGAACGCCAGAAGGTGCCGGGTCGCTACGGTGCCCCCACTTTTCTGTGCGCGCTCCCGGGAGAACATGAATCGCAGTGGTGGGTCCGTGGGCGTATGCATTTCCTGCACCTGTATTTCCTGCCGGATCACTTCACCCGGCGCGCGGTGCGCGAGCTCGATATGGAGCCGCGTGAACTGACGCTCGCCGATCGCACCTATTTTCAAGATGAGCAGATCGCGCAGCTCTGCCAGTCGTTACTGCATTTCGACTGGGAGGATCGCGACGATCTCCTGCGGATGAATGAGGCCGTGCATCAGACGATGTCGCTCTTGCTGCGCTCGCAAGGCGTTCGGAAGTCCGGCGTGACGCCAAAGGGCGGCCTGGCCGTCGCCACGCGTCGACGTCTCGCCGACTATATCGATTGTCATCTGACGGATACGCTGACGCTCGCGACGCTTGCCGACGTCGCATCGCTGTCGGAATTCCATCTGGCGCGGATGTTTCGCACCTCGTTCGGGATGCCGCCGCACGCGTGGATTGCGTCGCAGCGCCTCGATCGCGCCCGGGGCCTGTTACGCAGCAGTCGTTTGCCGATTTCCGATATCGCCGCCGAGTGTGGGTTCGCGAATGTCAGCCATCTCAGTCATCGCTTCAAGGATGCGCTGGGCGTCTCGCCGCAAGGGTTTCGGCAGATTATCGGGCTCGATTTGTGA
- a CDS encoding EamA family transporter, translating into MNLTLYILTVLIWGSTWIAIKWQLGVIPPPVSIAWRFWIAGLVILLILRVMRRPLMPPRHAWPLLFAQGLALFCLNFLCFYYAERTVPSGLVAVIFSVAPLLNAVNGRIFMSKPLQPTAIAGALLGLVGIACLAFHQLHGPSAQSGDWLGLGMACLGTLCFSTGNLLSSRMQAKGLHPLQSNGWAMLIGAAILTAGSAIAGLPFAPSSDPRYVGALVYLAIPGSVIGFTAYLTLVGRIGPVRAAYCTVLFPFVALAISSVFEGYQWSLLAVIGLALVVLGNLVAFDAPRKIMAYRRGAVSVQ; encoded by the coding sequence ATGAATCTGACACTTTATATCCTCACCGTTTTAATCTGGGGCAGCACCTGGATCGCGATCAAATGGCAATTAGGCGTGATTCCGCCGCCGGTCTCGATCGCCTGGCGTTTTTGGATTGCCGGGCTGGTGATTTTGCTGATCCTGCGGGTCATGCGCCGCCCCCTGATGCCCCCGCGTCACGCCTGGCCGCTGCTGTTCGCGCAAGGATTGGCCTTGTTTTGCCTGAACTTCCTGTGTTTTTACTACGCCGAACGCACGGTTCCTAGCGGGCTCGTCGCCGTGATCTTCTCCGTCGCGCCGCTGTTGAATGCGGTCAACGGCCGGATTTTCATGTCCAAACCGTTGCAGCCCACGGCCATCGCCGGCGCTTTATTGGGATTGGTCGGCATCGCCTGCTTGGCATTTCATCAATTGCACGGGCCGTCGGCTCAGTCCGGCGATTGGCTCGGCCTGGGTATGGCCTGCCTGGGCACCCTTTGCTTCTCGACCGGCAACCTGCTGTCGAGCCGCATGCAGGCCAAGGGCTTGCATCCTTTGCAAAGTAATGGCTGGGCCATGTTGATCGGCGCGGCGATTCTGACCGCTGGAAGTGCCATCGCCGGCCTGCCTTTCGCGCCGTCGTCGGATCCGCGCTACGTCGGCGCACTGGTGTATCTCGCCATTCCCGGTTCGGTGATTGGCTTTACCGCCTATCTGACCCTGGTAGGCAGAATCGGCCCCGTCCGGGCAGCGTATTGCACGGTGTTGTTTCCCTTTGTTGCACTGGCCATTTCATCGGTCTTCGAGGGATACCAATGGTCGCTGCTGGCCGTGATCGGCTTGGCGCTGGTCGTCCTCGGCAACCTCGTCGCGTTCGACGCGCCAAGAAAAATCATGGCGTATAGGCGAGGCGCCGTGAGCGTGCAGTGA
- a CDS encoding SDR family oxidoreductase: protein MNQIKVILTGHTRGLGASIAEQLLARGVHVLALSRKTHPTLAASAPGHFEQIALDLGDTAALAAWIASERLSRFAEGASQIVLINNAGTVQPIGPLETQSCESIAGAVSLNVTAPLMLSAALMAATSTPAFAQTDRRIMHISSGAGRNATAGWSVYCATKAALDHHARAVALDQTLPLRIASVAPGVVDTDMQGEIRSTGVEKFPALGRFEALKREGKLVTAADTAQKLLDYLFSAEFGESVIADVRELSTK from the coding sequence ATGAATCAGATCAAAGTCATTCTGACCGGTCACACACGCGGATTGGGTGCATCGATCGCCGAACAATTGCTGGCGCGTGGCGTCCATGTGCTGGCGCTGTCCCGCAAGACTCATCCGACGCTGGCCGCGTCAGCGCCTGGCCATTTCGAGCAAATCGCCTTGGACCTGGGGGACACCGCCGCGTTGGCGGCGTGGATTGCCTCGGAGCGCTTGTCGCGCTTTGCAGAAGGGGCAAGCCAGATCGTGCTGATCAACAATGCCGGAACGGTGCAGCCTATCGGACCGTTGGAGACGCAGTCGTGCGAGAGCATTGCCGGCGCGGTGAGCCTGAACGTCACGGCGCCATTGATGCTGTCCGCCGCACTGATGGCGGCGACATCGACGCCCGCTTTCGCGCAGACGGATCGACGGATCATGCATATCTCGAGTGGGGCGGGGCGGAACGCGACGGCTGGCTGGAGCGTCTATTGCGCAACGAAGGCCGCGCTCGATCATCATGCGCGCGCGGTTGCGCTTGATCAGACCTTGCCTTTGCGAATCGCCAGCGTTGCCCCCGGCGTGGTGGATACCGATATGCAGGGTGAGATCCGCAGCACAGGCGTGGAGAAATTCCCTGCTTTAGGGCGTTTCGAAGCGCTAAAGCGCGAAGGCAAATTGGTCACCGCCGCAGATACGGCACAGAAGCTTCTGGACTACCTCTTCAGCGCCGAGTTCGGGGAGTCGGTGATTGCCGACGTACGAGAACTCTCGACAAAGTGA
- a CDS encoding oxidoreductase, producing the protein MTIAADPVWFITGCSTGFGRELARLVLDRGWRAVVTARNPDQVADLVKGHEDRALALKLDVTKPDQVAEATRAALARFGRIDVLVNNAGYGYLSAIEEGEDHEVRAMFEANFFGLVAMTNAVLPTMRAARRGAIVNISSIGGLASFAATGYYHATKYAVEGLSESLSLEVAPLGINVVIVEPGPFRTNWAGPSIKQSAIRIDDYDATAGVRRAQTAARSGNQAGDPVRAAQAIIQAVEAEKPPLRLVLGKAALEIARGKLVSLKNDFDTWETATLASDFPIEGTLP; encoded by the coding sequence ATGACTATCGCCGCTGATCCAGTATGGTTCATCACGGGCTGCTCGACGGGATTCGGTCGGGAATTGGCCCGGTTGGTGCTCGACCGCGGATGGCGCGCCGTCGTCACTGCACGTAACCCCGACCAGGTCGCGGATTTGGTCAAAGGGCACGAAGACCGCGCGCTGGCGCTCAAGCTCGACGTGACAAAGCCGGATCAAGTCGCCGAGGCAACGCGCGCTGCTCTCGCCCGATTCGGCCGCATCGACGTGCTGGTAAACAACGCCGGTTACGGATACCTTTCGGCAATCGAAGAAGGCGAAGATCACGAAGTCCGCGCCATGTTCGAAGCGAACTTTTTCGGCTTGGTCGCCATGACGAATGCAGTGCTTCCGACGATGCGCGCGGCGCGACGTGGCGCGATCGTCAATATCTCGTCGATTGGCGGACTGGCTAGTTTTGCGGCCACCGGTTATTACCACGCGACCAAGTACGCGGTGGAAGGGTTATCGGAATCGCTCTCCCTCGAAGTCGCGCCGCTCGGCATCAATGTCGTCATCGTCGAACCCGGTCCGTTTCGCACCAACTGGGCGGGTCCGTCGATCAAGCAATCGGCGATTCGTATCGACGACTACGACGCCACGGCGGGTGTGCGTCGTGCGCAAACGGCAGCGCGTAGCGGCAACCAGGCGGGTGACCCCGTGCGCGCGGCGCAAGCCATCATCCAGGCAGTGGAAGCAGAGAAACCGCCGCTGCGTCTGGTGCTGGGCAAAGCCGCGTTGGAAATCGCACGCGGCAAGCTCGTGTCTCTGAAAAACGACTTCGATACGTGGGAAACCGCAACGCTCGCAAGCGACTTTCCAATCGAAGGTACGTTGCCGTAA
- a CDS encoding SDR family oxidoreductase — MQRPTSVDAAPFRRPIVFITGGSSGIGRSTAAVFASHGWNVGLIARGAVGLEAVKHALMPIDVSDTPDTDIAVATAPADVSDAEALAIAAMQLERTLGAPDVWVNCAGNGTFGRFLDSSPAEFKRVTDVTYMGAVNGTRVALTSMLPRDQGCVVNVCSAVAFHGMPLLASYSGAKHALRGFDQAVRAELAQDGSKVRLTTVFPPAVNTPFFDHAVSHMPSPGRPMAPVYQPEVIAEAIYLAATTARHEMRISFTTTAFAFAVRLVPALVRRAIHRLGYAGQLASDSAAKARHRPTLFAPSETACSSRGAFDAISRDSSTQVSLLRWFARFGKVRSLDSERTARSAGAPTVPKGKHVASMQTPSPHSVATKTTEASPAVAELQ, encoded by the coding sequence ATGCAAAGACCAACGTCTGTAGATGCGGCTCCGTTCCGTCGCCCGATCGTCTTTATTACCGGTGGCTCATCGGGGATTGGTCGAAGCACGGCGGCGGTTTTCGCATCGCACGGCTGGAACGTCGGGCTCATTGCGCGCGGGGCGGTGGGTCTGGAAGCAGTCAAGCATGCGCTAATGCCGATCGACGTATCGGACACCCCGGATACCGACATCGCGGTGGCGACCGCACCCGCCGACGTGAGTGACGCTGAAGCGCTAGCGATCGCCGCTATGCAGCTTGAGCGGACGCTAGGGGCACCCGACGTGTGGGTGAACTGCGCGGGCAATGGAACATTCGGTCGATTTCTCGACAGCTCTCCCGCCGAATTCAAACGCGTCACCGATGTCACGTATATGGGTGCCGTGAATGGCACGCGCGTCGCCCTGACATCGATGCTGCCGCGTGATCAAGGCTGCGTCGTCAACGTGTGCTCGGCAGTGGCATTTCATGGCATGCCGTTGTTGGCGTCCTATTCTGGGGCCAAACACGCGCTTCGTGGCTTCGACCAGGCTGTACGCGCTGAACTGGCGCAAGATGGCAGCAAGGTGCGCCTGACCACGGTGTTTCCTCCTGCGGTGAATACACCGTTCTTTGATCACGCGGTCTCGCATATGCCGTCGCCGGGCAGGCCGATGGCACCGGTGTATCAACCCGAGGTTATCGCCGAGGCGATTTATCTCGCGGCTACGACCGCACGGCACGAGATGCGCATCAGCTTCACGACGACGGCGTTTGCTTTTGCTGTTCGGCTGGTACCCGCGCTCGTGCGACGCGCGATTCATCGATTGGGATACGCGGGACAGCTCGCAAGTGATAGCGCCGCGAAGGCGCGTCATCGGCCAACGTTGTTTGCGCCGTCCGAGACGGCCTGTTCATCGCGCGGCGCCTTCGATGCGATCTCGCGCGATAGTAGTACGCAGGTGAGTTTGTTGCGGTGGTTTGCACGCTTCGGGAAAGTCAGATCGCTGGACTCTGAGCGGACCGCGCGATCGGCGGGGGCGCCTACCGTCCCTAAAGGGAAGCACGTAGCGTCGATGCAGACACCGTCGCCCCATTCCGTCGCGACGAAAACGACTGAGGCGTCACCTGCGGTGGCAGAGTTGCAGTAG